The Natronoarchaeum mannanilyticum genome includes the window GACCAACGGGAACACATCGAAAGCCCTCGGCCCGGTCGCGGCGTCTGCGGAAGATCTCCTCGTTTCGCTCGGATAGTGCCACCGCAGACGCCGCGACCGAGCCTCGCCCTTTCAGTCCGCCGGAAGACTCGCTACGCTCGTCTTCCGAGCCCTACCTCGCTGCGCTCGGCAGGACGCCAGGAACAGCAGTGCGCGGGTCGCCTAGGGGCGACCACGCGCGCCCCGGCCCTCCCCCGTCGTCCGCACGAGCAAAGCGAGTGCAGGCTCGGAAGAGCGAAGCTCTTCCGGCGGCGCGACACGGGGTCGCGCCGGGCCGCGCGGTTGCGGTGGCGCGCGCTGTCGAGTCCTTGTGACGAGACAGCGTCGCGCGAGGGACGGCGCCGGAGGCGCCGAGGCTGGGGAGGATGAGGCTGCGGTTGGGTGGGAATGAAAGGGGCCGCCGCGCCCGATCCGGTGAGGTCGTTCGAAAGGCGGCGCGGAGCGCCGCCTTTCGTGATGACGAGAGACGCCTTTGGCGTCTCTCGGACCACGACGCAAGCACCGCAGCGACCGACGGGAGCGAGGAGCACAGCGAGCCGTAACCGGTCGAGCGTGGCGGGGGCTTTCAGAGCGTCGTGAGTAACTGCTACTGTTCCAGAGAGCGCGGCGGGAATTCTCAGGACAGTATCGACCCTGTCCGGTACTCCGGATCCAGAGAACCCACGAGAAAACGAGCGATCGAGACGAACTCTCTCTGATCGAACCCGACACGTCCTTACCCCCGCCGCGCGTCCCGCCCGACATGAACGACGACCCGAACAGCGGTCCTGACGCGGACGCGGTCGTCCTCGACATCGACGGCGTGCTGGTCGACGTCGCGGACTCGTACCGCCGCGCGATCGTGGAGTCGGTCGAGGCGGTGTACGGCGAGGCGATCCCCAGGACCGGGATCCAGCAGTTCAAGGACGCCGGCGGATTCAACAACGACTGGGAGCTCACGTACGCCGCGGCGCTGTACGTGCTGGCCGACCGCGAGGGCTACGACGCCGACCTCGCGGCGTTCACCGACGCGATCGCCGAGCGCGGCGGCGGCCTCGACGCCGCGGAAGCCGAGGTCCGCGAGGCGCTCGACGCCGACGCCTGGGCGCTCGTCGAGCAGCGCTGGGACCCCGAGCGCCTGCGCGACGTGTTCCAGCAGCTCTACCTCGGGAGCGATCTGTACCGCGAGCTCGAAGGCCGGGAGCCCGACTCCGAGACGCGAGGGTACATCCACGACGAGCCGGTGTTGCTCGACGACGAAACCCGCCGAGAGCTCGTCGAGCGGTACGACGTCGGCGTCGTCACCGGCCGCCCCGCGGCGGAGGCCGACATCGCCCTCGAACGGGCGGGCCTCGACATCCCGGACGAGCACCGCTTCACGATGGACGACTGGGAGGAGGGCAAGCCCCACCCGAAGGCGCTGACGACGCTGGCCGAGCGGTTCGACGCCCGGTCGGTCGTGTTCGTCGGCGACACGCTGGATGACGTGCGGACCGCGGTCAACGCCACCGAGGCCGATCCCGACCGCGAGTACCGCGGCGTCGGCGTCCTGACCGGCGGGCTCACAGGTGAAGACGGCCGGCGAAAGTACGAGGATGCCGGCGCCGCCGCTGTGCTGGCGTCGGTCAACGCGCTCCCCGACTGGTTGGAGTAACAACAATTTTGTCGACCGGAAACGTAAGCCGAGCTATGCTCGATCCGCGCGACCGCCAGTTCGTCGCGACGCTTGGCTTCGCTGCGATGGTCGCCGTCCTCGTCGCCGCCCTCGGGCAGGAGCACGCGGGCGTCGAGCGCTGGGAGCTCGTCGCGGTTGGCGTCTGGATCGTGCTGATGCCCGTAGCGTGGAAGCTGACCTACAGCGGCTTCGAGCGCTACGACGTCGCGCCGATGGACCTCTCCGATCTGGGGAACGCGATATTGTTCGGTGCGGTCGGTGCCGCGGGGCTGTACGCGGCGAGCAGACTGGTTCCCGACGCCGTTCCGGGCTGGCTTCGATTTATCGCGGTCGTTGTCGTCGTCGCACCGCTGTCGACGCGGGCGTTCGCGTGGGTCGCCGAACGGCTCCCCGGGGGCGACCCCGAGTACGCCGACTCATGATACAGGATCCCCGCGATCGCCGATTCGTCGCCGCGCTCTGCGTCGCGGTGGTCGCGTCGGTGCCGCTGGGCGTGCTCGCCGCCCGCATCCTCGGCGTCGCCCACTGGGAGTACGCCGCCGCGGGGATCCAGCTCGCCGCCGCGCCGATCTGCTGGTGGCTCGCGTTCGTCCGGTTTGAGCGCCCCGACGGGACGCCGATCGAGCTGGGC containing:
- a CDS encoding TIGR01548 family HAD-type hydrolase, giving the protein MNDDPNSGPDADAVVLDIDGVLVDVADSYRRAIVESVEAVYGEAIPRTGIQQFKDAGGFNNDWELTYAAALYVLADREGYDADLAAFTDAIAERGGGLDAAEAEVREALDADAWALVEQRWDPERLRDVFQQLYLGSDLYRELEGREPDSETRGYIHDEPVLLDDETRRELVERYDVGVVTGRPAAEADIALERAGLDIPDEHRFTMDDWEEGKPHPKALTTLAERFDARSVVFVGDTLDDVRTAVNATEADPDREYRGVGVLTGGLTGEDGRRKYEDAGAAAVLASVNALPDWLE